One genomic region from Ornithinimicrobium flavum encodes:
- a CDS encoding biotin transporter BioY, with protein sequence MSTAAVPSRPGLGVLADRVLPRSSTLVDVGLVVAGAAVVGLLAQAEWRIGPVPITGQTLGVMLVGGALGMRRGAAALTTYLVAGLLGAPVFAGGAGGPAYVLAPSFGFVIGFIGAAAIAGWAAERAWDRHVVLAMGGFLLATAAPFVVGVPWMATVLGMTDPAVILAAGVTPFLVPGLIKAAVAAAVFPLAWRLVGRLDSRRR encoded by the coding sequence ATGTCGACAGCAGCGGTCCCCTCGCGTCCAGGCCTCGGCGTCCTCGCCGACCGTGTCCTCCCCCGCAGCAGCACCCTCGTGGACGTCGGGCTCGTCGTCGCCGGTGCCGCCGTCGTGGGCCTGCTCGCGCAGGCCGAGTGGCGCATCGGGCCGGTGCCGATCACCGGTCAGACGCTCGGCGTGATGCTCGTAGGTGGCGCCCTGGGCATGCGCCGCGGCGCCGCGGCCCTCACGACGTACCTGGTCGCCGGTCTGCTGGGGGCACCCGTCTTCGCCGGCGGGGCGGGCGGTCCCGCCTACGTCCTGGCACCGTCCTTCGGCTTCGTCATCGGCTTCATCGGGGCCGCGGCGATCGCCGGCTGGGCGGCCGAGCGCGCCTGGGACCGCCACGTGGTGCTCGCGATGGGCGGCTTCCTCCTGGCCACCGCGGCGCCCTTCGTCGTCGGTGTGCCCTGGATGGCCACGGTCCTCGGGATGACCGACCCGGCCGTCATCCTCGCCGCCGGCGTCACGCCCTTCCTCGTGCCCGGGCTGATCAAGGCGGCCGTCGCGGCTGCGGTCTTCCCGCTCGCCTGGCGCCTCGTCGGCCGGTTGGACTCCCGGCGCCGCTGA
- a CDS encoding 6-phosphofructokinase codes for MKIGLLTAGGDCPGLNAVIRGVVLKGDRIYDHEFVGVKDGFRGLVEDDIVPLPRQRVRGLSKVGGTILGTSRVSPIANGGTGRVKAVMDKHQIDALVAIGGEGTLTVARMFHDDGINVVGVPKTIDNDLSATDRTFGFDTAVSVATESIDRLRTTGEAHSRCMVVEVMGRHVGWIALHAGLASGAHAILIPEVPVTPEQLCDWVQHAHDRGRAPTVVVAEGFTFAGQGRVESEQVDGFGRPVLGGIGEQVTRIVEERTGIETRNTTLGHLQRGGVPSSYDRVLATRFGTAAVDAVSNKLWGTMVALQGIDIANVPLSEATSHLKTVPREQWDEAAILFG; via the coding sequence ATGAAGATCGGCCTCCTCACCGCCGGGGGCGACTGCCCCGGCCTCAACGCCGTCATCCGGGGCGTCGTCCTCAAGGGCGACCGGATTTACGACCACGAGTTCGTCGGGGTCAAGGACGGCTTCCGGGGGCTGGTCGAGGATGACATCGTCCCCCTGCCGCGCCAGCGGGTCCGCGGGCTGTCCAAGGTCGGCGGCACGATCCTCGGCACGTCCCGGGTCAGCCCGATCGCGAACGGCGGGACCGGGCGGGTCAAGGCGGTCATGGACAAGCACCAGATCGACGCGCTCGTCGCCATCGGGGGTGAGGGCACGCTGACCGTGGCCCGGATGTTCCACGACGACGGCATCAACGTCGTCGGCGTCCCCAAGACGATCGACAACGACCTGTCGGCCACCGACCGCACCTTCGGCTTCGACACCGCGGTGTCCGTGGCGACCGAGTCGATCGACCGGCTCCGCACCACGGGCGAGGCCCACAGCCGCTGCATGGTCGTCGAGGTCATGGGACGTCACGTGGGCTGGATCGCGCTCCACGCCGGCCTGGCCTCCGGGGCGCACGCCATCCTCATCCCCGAGGTCCCCGTCACCCCCGAGCAGCTGTGCGACTGGGTGCAGCACGCGCACGACCGCGGACGCGCCCCGACCGTCGTGGTGGCCGAGGGCTTCACCTTCGCCGGCCAGGGCCGGGTCGAGAGCGAGCAGGTCGACGGCTTCGGACGACCGGTGCTCGGCGGCATCGGCGAGCAGGTCACGCGGATCGTCGAGGAGCGCACCGGGATCGAGACCCGCAACACCACGCTCGGTCACCTGCAGCGGGGCGGCGTGCCGAGCTCCTACGACCGGGTGCTCGCGACCCGCTTCGGCACCGCGGCGGTGGACGCCGTGAGCAACAAGCTGTGGGGCACGATGGTGGCGCTCCAGGGGATCGACATCGCCAACGTCCCCCTGAGCGAGGCGACGAGCCACCTCAAGACGGTCCCGCGGGAGCAGTGGGACGAGGCGGCGATCCTCTTCGGCTGA
- a CDS encoding DUF3592 domain-containing protein — MGFTLLGGLLAWSGLSSVARHVRRSRTWSRARATVVGYDWRGRSGKEVQHWVMERTDSLGRTHRTLSELGSSGGTLRRFPFDVDVLVDPADGSTFVLAGGCRSGWGGLLLGLGGSFFLLVGLVVLGFLVRG; from the coding sequence GTGGGCTTCACCCTGCTCGGTGGGCTCCTCGCGTGGTCCGGCCTGTCCTCGGTCGCTCGCCACGTGCGCCGCTCGCGCACCTGGTCACGCGCCAGGGCGACCGTGGTCGGCTACGACTGGCGTGGGCGCTCGGGCAAGGAGGTCCAGCACTGGGTGATGGAGCGCACCGACTCCCTGGGCCGCACCCACCGGACGCTCAGCGAGCTGGGGTCCTCGGGCGGCACGCTGCGCCGCTTCCCCTTCGACGTCGACGTCCTGGTCGATCCGGCCGACGGGTCGACCTTCGTGCTCGCCGGGGGCTGCCGCTCCGGCTGGGGCGGACTCCTCCTGGGCCTCGGAGGCAGCTTCTTCCTCCTGGTCGGCCTGGTCGTGCTCGGGTTCCTCGTCCGGGGCTGA
- a CDS encoding M20 metallopeptidase family protein, whose translation MTLLADARALQDDLVRLRRALHRHPEVGLDNPRTQQLVLEALEGLPLEITTGTGTTSVVAVLRGARPGPTVLLRGDTDGLPVTEATGLDFAATTGTMHACGHDLHTAGLVGAARLLCARRDELAGSILFMFQPGEEGYGGAKVMLEEGLLEASGERPVAAYAIHVSPGPRGVFWHRPGPVLAGSNVLQITVHGRGGHGSQPHKAADPVAALLEIGTALQTMVTRRFDVGDPVVLSVTRLRAGEAVNVIPGTASLGATVRTLSDTNVEAVRTHATALAAGIASAHGCTAEVSLEVQYPVTVNDDAETAWVAEQLTDVFGAERVQERPTPLMGSEDFSYVLAQVPGTFFFLQCSPPEVDPDTAPYNHSPEVLFDDAVLGDQAAALAMLALRRLARGDG comes from the coding sequence ATGACGCTCCTCGCCGACGCCCGGGCCCTCCAGGACGACCTCGTGCGGCTGCGCCGCGCATTGCACCGGCACCCCGAGGTGGGGCTGGACAACCCCCGCACCCAGCAGCTGGTGCTCGAGGCGCTGGAGGGGCTGCCCCTGGAGATCACGACCGGCACGGGCACGACCTCGGTCGTGGCGGTCCTGCGCGGTGCCCGCCCCGGGCCCACCGTGCTGCTGCGCGGCGACACGGACGGGCTGCCGGTCACCGAGGCCACGGGTCTGGACTTCGCCGCCACCACCGGCACCATGCACGCCTGCGGTCACGACCTGCACACCGCCGGCCTCGTGGGGGCGGCGCGCCTGCTCTGTGCGCGCCGGGACGAGCTCGCCGGGTCGATCCTCTTCATGTTCCAGCCGGGCGAGGAGGGTTACGGCGGGGCGAAGGTGATGCTCGAGGAGGGGCTGCTGGAGGCCAGTGGAGAGCGGCCCGTGGCGGCCTACGCCATCCACGTCTCCCCCGGCCCGCGCGGCGTCTTCTGGCACCGCCCCGGCCCGGTGCTCGCGGGCTCCAACGTCCTGCAGATCACCGTCCACGGCCGGGGCGGCCACGGCTCCCAGCCCCACAAGGCTGCCGACCCCGTCGCGGCGCTGCTGGAGATCGGCACCGCCCTGCAGACGATGGTCACCCGCAGGTTCGACGTCGGGGACCCGGTCGTCCTCTCGGTCACCCGGCTGCGGGCGGGCGAGGCGGTCAACGTCATCCCCGGCACGGCGTCGCTCGGCGCCACGGTCCGCACCCTCTCGGACACCAACGTCGAGGCGGTCCGCACGCACGCCACCGCGCTGGCCGCGGGGATCGCCTCGGCCCACGGGTGCACCGCCGAGGTGTCCCTGGAGGTCCAGTACCCCGTCACCGTCAACGACGACGCCGAGACCGCCTGGGTCGCCGAGCAGCTCACCGACGTCTTCGGGGCCGAGCGGGTGCAGGAGCGCCCCACCCCCCTCATGGGGTCCGAGGACTTCAGCTACGTCCTGGCCCAGGTGCCCGGCACCTTCTTCTTCCTCCAGTGCAGCCCGCCGGAGGTCGACCCCGACACCGCCCCCTACAACCACTCCCCCGAGGTGCTCTTCGACGACGCCGTCCTCGGCGACCAGGCGGCCGCGCTGGCGATGCTGGCGCTGCGGCGGCTGGCCCGGGGGGACGGATGA
- the ilvA gene encoding threonine ammonia-lyase IlvA — translation MSDLPLPTADDVDAAAERIAGKVTRTPLQRSERLSEATGADVWLKREDLQPVRSYKGRGAANLIAQLDSEQIWAGVVCASAGNHAQGVAHACATLGVNARIYLPANTPRQKRDRVAALGGDWVETVVGGRTYDEAADAARADAERTGATPVPAFDHPHTIAGQGTIVREIVEDLPAPPDVVVLPCGGGGLLAGALTWLRERHPQVRVVGAEPAGAACMIAATHAGAPVTLPEIDRFVDGAAVARAGDRTYEVVARHTPELVAVPEGAVCTEMIALYQTEGIIAEPAGALASAALAGLRVEPGLTVVAVVSGGNNDLLRYAEVVERSLIHEGLKHYFLVDFPQEPGMLRRFLDEVLGPDDDIALFEYVKRNNRETGPALVGIELGAREDLSPLLERMAASSMEVQPIAPDSPLFRFVL, via the coding sequence ATGAGCGACCTGCCGCTCCCCACCGCCGACGACGTCGACGCCGCCGCGGAGCGGATCGCGGGCAAGGTCACCCGCACCCCCCTGCAGCGCAGCGAGCGGCTCTCGGAGGCCACGGGGGCCGACGTCTGGCTCAAGCGGGAGGACCTGCAGCCGGTGCGCTCCTACAAGGGTCGTGGCGCCGCCAACCTCATCGCCCAGCTGGACAGCGAGCAGATCTGGGCGGGCGTCGTCTGCGCCAGCGCCGGCAACCACGCCCAGGGGGTCGCCCACGCCTGCGCGACCCTCGGGGTGAACGCCCGGATCTACCTGCCCGCCAACACCCCCCGGCAGAAGCGCGACCGGGTCGCTGCCCTGGGCGGGGACTGGGTGGAGACGGTGGTGGGGGGTCGGACCTACGACGAGGCCGCCGACGCGGCACGGGCCGACGCCGAGCGCACCGGGGCCACGCCCGTCCCGGCCTTCGACCACCCGCACACCATCGCCGGCCAGGGCACGATCGTCCGCGAGATCGTCGAGGACCTCCCGGCTCCGCCGGACGTGGTCGTCCTGCCCTGCGGGGGCGGCGGGCTGCTGGCCGGGGCGCTGACCTGGCTGCGCGAGCGCCACCCGCAGGTCCGGGTCGTGGGCGCCGAGCCCGCGGGCGCGGCCTGCATGATCGCGGCGACCCACGCCGGGGCCCCCGTGACCCTGCCAGAGATCGACCGCTTCGTCGACGGGGCGGCGGTGGCCCGGGCCGGCGACCGCACCTACGAGGTGGTGGCACGGCATACCCCCGAGCTGGTCGCCGTCCCCGAGGGCGCGGTGTGCACCGAGATGATCGCGCTCTACCAGACCGAGGGCATCATCGCCGAGCCTGCCGGGGCCCTGGCCTCCGCCGCGCTGGCCGGCCTGCGGGTGGAGCCCGGTCTGACGGTCGTGGCCGTGGTCTCGGGGGGCAACAACGACCTGCTGCGGTATGCCGAGGTCGTCGAGCGGTCGCTCATCCACGAGGGGCTCAAGCACTACTTCCTCGTCGACTTCCCGCAGGAGCCGGGGATGCTGCGGCGGTTCCTCGACGAGGTGCTGGGGCCGGACGACGACATCGCGCTGTTCGAGTACGTCAAGCGCAACAACCGCGAGACCGGTCCCGCTCTCGTGGGCATCGAGCTCGGGGCCCGCGAGGACCTGTCCCCGCTCCTGGAGCGGATGGCCGCCAGCTCCATGGAGGTGCAACCGATCGCGCCGGACAGCCCGCTCTTCCGCTTCGTGCTCTGA